In the genome of Massilia sp. PAMC28688, one region contains:
- a CDS encoding sensor histidine kinase: MLIWYRTNRVALIGVLGSLLFGGLEVVAYLADGVGNGDRNTPIGVLLTALAGLFAEPPSAVRAGSGHEQLIFVLFIAWQSLATAAFTILLWLGSRLPRHSRLARTMLAAQMAVAVLGVSSLLYVLAAQLAIVLPFRRALAWLAVQSLLLVATFAYMALLRIPYLGSDAIATHAMHLFMGLSFQAIAFSAARIALAERAMRMQLAAANASLLATQSMLADTVRSGERNRIARDLHDAVGHHLTALNLHLDLALRQAGSDATAPLRTSRQLASSLLAEVREVVSSERGEQRIDLGAAIATLCAGIPTLRIDLHVDDRLSIDSPALAHTLFHCTQEALTNAVRHSGATELTIDLRAHGDSIILRVDDNGKGRGAAPDGNGLRGMRERVDDQGGALHAVSHEGRGFGLSISLPLARSGA, encoded by the coding sequence ATGCTCATCTGGTACCGAACAAACCGCGTTGCGCTCATCGGCGTTCTGGGCAGCCTGCTGTTCGGCGGGCTCGAAGTGGTTGCATACCTGGCCGACGGTGTGGGCAATGGCGACCGCAATACGCCCATCGGCGTCCTGCTCACGGCGCTGGCCGGCCTGTTTGCCGAGCCGCCGTCGGCAGTGCGCGCCGGCTCCGGCCACGAACAGCTGATCTTTGTTCTCTTTATTGCCTGGCAGTCGCTGGCGACGGCGGCATTTACCATCTTGCTGTGGCTGGGATCGCGTCTGCCGCGGCACAGCCGTCTGGCCCGCACCATGCTCGCGGCCCAGATGGCCGTGGCCGTGCTGGGCGTGTCATCGCTGTTGTACGTGCTGGCGGCGCAACTGGCCATCGTGCTGCCCTTCCGGCGGGCGCTGGCGTGGCTGGCCGTGCAGTCGCTGCTGCTGGTGGCGACCTTCGCATACATGGCGTTGCTGCGCATCCCGTATCTGGGCAGCGACGCCATTGCCACCCATGCCATGCACCTGTTCATGGGGCTGTCGTTCCAGGCGATCGCTTTCTCGGCGGCCCGCATCGCGCTGGCCGAACGCGCCATGCGCATGCAGCTGGCGGCGGCCAATGCCAGCCTGCTGGCCACCCAGTCCATGCTTGCCGATACGGTACGCAGCGGCGAGCGCAACCGCATTGCGCGCGACCTGCATGACGCCGTGGGCCACCATCTGACGGCATTGAACCTGCACCTTGACCTGGCACTGCGCCAGGCCGGAAGCGATGCCACGGCGCCGCTGCGCACGTCGCGCCAGCTGGCCAGCAGCCTGCTGGCGGAAGTGCGGGAAGTGGTCAGCAGCGAGCGCGGTGAGCAGCGCATTGATCTGGGCGCGGCCATTGCCACCCTGTGCGCCGGTATTCCAACCCTGCGCATCGACCTGCACGTCGATGACCGGCTCAGCATCGATTCGCCGGCGCTGGCCCACACCCTGTTTCACTGCACCCAGGAGGCGCTGACCAATGCGGTGCGCCATTCGGGCGCGACGGAGCTCACCATCGACCTGCGGGCGCACGGCGACAGCATCATCCTGCGGGTGGACGACAACGGGAAAGGCCGCGGAGCGGCGCCTGACGGCAATGGCCTGCGCGGGATGCGCGAGCGCGTGGACGACCAAGGCGGCGCGCTGCACGCGGTGAGCCACGAGGGCCGCGGATTTGGTCTCAGCATCTCGCTGCCGCTGGCCCGGAGCGGGGCATGA